Proteins co-encoded in one Aerococcaceae bacterium DSM 111021 genomic window:
- a CDS encoding NAD-dependent isocitrate dehydrogenase, with protein MNITLIPGDGIGPEITESARSIVDALDLGIQWDVVEAGEAVYNNSGELIPNEVYESIEKNKVVLKGPIMTPIGTGFRSVNVSLRKKYDLYANIRPVKSLGTVPSLFEGLDLILFRENTEDLYAGVEKQISDDEAHSIKIITRSASERIVREAFEYAVKNNRESVTVVTKANIMKLTDGLFLNVAREVAKEYPSMLFKEILVDNMAMQLVINPRQFDVIVTENLYGDILSDLMAGLIGGLGLVPGANIGNDISIFEAVHGSAPDIAGKGVANPTALLLGVCQMLDHINESDAAEQLRNALDVVLSDSTNYTGDLGGSMSTKGFTEAVIQAL; from the coding sequence GTGAATATTACATTAATACCAGGTGACGGGATTGGTCCCGAAATAACTGAAAGTGCACGGAGTATAGTTGATGCATTAGACTTAGGCATTCAGTGGGATGTTGTTGAGGCTGGAGAAGCAGTTTATAATAACTCTGGTGAGTTGATACCTAATGAAGTGTATGAAAGTATTGAAAAGAATAAAGTTGTTTTAAAAGGGCCAATTATGACACCCATTGGAACAGGTTTTAGAAGTGTCAACGTATCATTACGTAAAAAGTACGACTTATATGCTAACATTAGACCAGTAAAAAGCTTAGGTACAGTTCCTTCGTTGTTCGAAGGGCTTGATCTTATACTCTTTAGAGAGAATACTGAAGATTTATATGCTGGTGTGGAGAAACAAATTTCAGATGATGAAGCTCACAGTATAAAAATAATTACTCGTTCTGCCTCAGAGCGTATAGTGCGTGAAGCTTTTGAGTATGCAGTGAAGAATAATCGTGAGAGCGTGACAGTGGTTACGAAAGCGAATATTATGAAATTAACAGACGGACTATTTCTAAATGTCGCCCGTGAAGTAGCGAAAGAATACCCATCAATGTTATTCAAAGAGATTTTAGTTGATAACATGGCTATGCAATTAGTTATTAATCCAAGACAATTCGATGTTATCGTTACCGAAAACTTATACGGTGATATCTTGTCAGACTTAATGGCTGGATTAATTGGTGGTCTAGGTTTGGTTCCAGGCGCTAATATTGGGAATGATATTTCGATATTCGAAGCTGTGCACGGATCTGCACCTGATATTGCAGGAAAAGGTGTAGCGAATCCGACAGCACTTCTATTAGGCGTATGTCAGATGTTGGACCATATTAATGAGAGCGACGCAGCTGAACAATTAAGAAACGCATTAGACGTTGTTTTAAGCGACTCAACAAACTACACAGGTGATCTTGGAGGTAGCATGTCTACGAAAGGATTTACTGAAGCAGTCATTCAAGCGCTGTAA
- a CDS encoding Gx transporter family protein: MRRSRYQIMVYIAMLAAQAVVISILEGAIPSPLSFAPGAKIGLANLISVIAIFTLPFTKSIQVVFIRIILTALIGGNLSTFFYSLSGGLLSYFAMLFSKKLGPKKVSIIGISVLGGVMHNVGQLSVAALFARSFSVMNYLPVLSFSGILAGFVVGFLGNFLLERITVLQMYHKELVANTEQENWLFDKK; this comes from the coding sequence ATGAGACGCAGTCGTTATCAAATTATGGTTTATATTGCTATGCTTGCTGCACAAGCAGTAGTCATAAGTATTCTAGAAGGAGCAATACCTTCACCTCTTTCCTTCGCTCCAGGTGCTAAAATAGGCTTAGCTAATCTAATTTCAGTTATAGCTATATTTACTTTACCTTTTACCAAAAGTATACAAGTCGTCTTTATACGTATCATATTAACTGCTTTAATTGGAGGGAATTTATCGACGTTCTTTTATAGTTTATCAGGAGGGTTATTGAGTTACTTTGCGATGCTATTCTCGAAGAAATTAGGACCCAAAAAAGTAAGTATTATTGGTATTTCTGTACTTGGTGGGGTCATGCATAATGTTGGGCAACTAAGTGTTGCGGCTTTGTTTGCCAGATCATTCTCGGTTATGAATTACTTACCAGTACTATCATTTTCTGGAATTTTAGCTGGGTTTGTCGTGGGCTTTTTGGGTAATTTTCTTCTAGAGCGAATTACAGTATTACAGATGTATCATAAGGAATTAGTAGCTAATACGGAACAAGAGAATTGGCTCTTTGATAAGAAATGA
- a CDS encoding HIT family protein, with translation MTDCIFCKIVNGEIPSAKVYEDNEVVAFLDMSQATPGHTLVVPKKHVENIFEYDESVAVEIAKRLPNVANAIKAAYPEMKGMNIVNNNGELAYQSVFHTHWHLLPRYSEEDKFSIEFSNNQDSYTQEEFNERAALIRSYIKEN, from the coding sequence ATGACAGACTGTATTTTCTGCAAGATAGTAAATGGTGAAATACCATCAGCAAAAGTATATGAAGATAATGAAGTGGTTGCATTTTTAGATATGTCCCAAGCTACACCAGGTCATACTTTAGTAGTTCCAAAAAAGCATGTGGAGAACATTTTTGAATATGATGAATCTGTTGCGGTGGAGATTGCAAAACGTTTACCAAACGTTGCGAATGCAATTAAAGCAGCGTATCCAGAAATGAAAGGTATGAATATTGTCAATAATAATGGGGAATTAGCTTATCAATCTGTATTTCATACACATTGGCATCTTTTACCACGATACAGCGAAGAAGATAAATTTTCAATAGAATTTAGTAATAATCAAGATAGCTATACACAAGAAGAATTTAATGAGCGAGCAGCATTAATTAGATCATATATTAAAGAAAATTAG
- a CDS encoding FAD-dependent oxidoreductase, whose protein sequence is MAKEIVVVGAGFAGVAAARKLGKKYKKDKTVNITLIDRHSYLTYMTELHEIAGGRLEPESIKYDLRRIFHRLRNVKLVTDDVSEIDHDNNVVVGEHGNYKFDYLVLAVGAEPNDFGIEGVKDNGFTLWSMEDAERVREHIIDMVYKAAREHDPVKRRALLSFLVCGGGFTGVEMIGELVEWLPILAKEHKLNPDEISFHLVEAAPKILNTVTEKEQERAMNYMRKKGIDITLGDGISKIADNHIELASGKKIDTYTSIWTAGIKANTDASEWGVEQARAGRLVADQYMQAKGYDDVFVAGDLVYYEDPNNNNMPTPQIVQAAEQTGDIAATSIISEISGTEKEEFEGKYDGNMVSIGSTYGVAYLYNKYSVQGFIAMFIKHVANVIYFLSIGSFYYAWLYVRHEFFTIKHKRNIFRGHLSAHGNILWTVPLRVFYGGMWLVEGLKKTFGMFGGQSWFEDTVVFPFPWLQEDVTSAASAVAESEEVAAVAEQIFSLNYVYGEEPMLVFDGMPNWFATIMEFMMPNQDIALFMQKMMSIVELGIGLALIAGLFTFLVSGLTIVLVATFCLSGMFVWVNMWFIPVAIALMLGAGRSFGLDYYVMPWLGKLFDGWIWGKPKHIYTDTIA, encoded by the coding sequence TTGGCAAAAGAAATAGTTGTTGTAGGTGCTGGCTTTGCTGGTGTTGCTGCCGCAAGAAAATTAGGTAAGAAATATAAAAAAGATAAAACAGTAAATATCACTTTAATCGATCGTCATTCTTATTTAACATACATGACTGAATTACATGAAATAGCTGGTGGACGTCTAGAGCCAGAATCAATTAAGTATGACTTACGCCGTATTTTCCATCGATTACGTAACGTTAAGTTAGTAACTGATGATGTTTCTGAAATTGATCATGACAATAATGTTGTTGTTGGAGAGCATGGAAATTATAAATTTGATTATTTAGTATTAGCAGTAGGTGCTGAGCCAAATGACTTTGGTATTGAAGGAGTTAAAGATAACGGCTTCACATTATGGTCAATGGAAGATGCAGAACGCGTACGTGAACATATTATTGATATGGTGTACAAGGCGGCTCGTGAACATGATCCAGTTAAACGCCGCGCTTTATTATCATTCTTAGTATGTGGAGGAGGATTCACTGGTGTTGAGATGATTGGTGAATTAGTTGAGTGGTTACCGATTCTGGCTAAAGAGCACAAACTAAATCCGGATGAGATTTCATTCCATCTAGTTGAAGCAGCACCAAAAATCTTAAACACTGTAACTGAAAAAGAACAAGAACGTGCAATGAATTATATGCGCAAAAAAGGAATCGATATTACTTTAGGTGATGGGATTTCTAAAATCGCAGATAATCATATTGAATTAGCTTCAGGTAAGAAAATTGATACGTATACATCTATCTGGACAGCAGGTATTAAAGCGAATACGGATGCTAGTGAATGGGGCGTTGAACAAGCTCGTGCTGGTCGTTTAGTAGCTGATCAATACATGCAAGCTAAAGGATATGACGACGTATTTGTTGCTGGAGACTTGGTGTATTATGAAGATCCAAACAACAATAACATGCCAACTCCTCAAATCGTTCAAGCGGCAGAACAAACTGGTGATATAGCGGCAACAAGCATTATTTCAGAAATCAGTGGAACTGAAAAAGAAGAATTTGAAGGTAAATATGATGGGAACATGGTATCTATCGGTTCAACCTACGGTGTAGCTTACTTATACAATAAGTACAGTGTACAAGGATTTATCGCAATGTTTATCAAACATGTTGCGAATGTCATTTACTTCTTAAGTATTGGAAGTTTCTACTATGCTTGGTTGTATGTTCGTCACGAATTCTTTACAATTAAGCACAAACGCAACATTTTCCGCGGACACTTATCAGCTCATGGAAACATTTTGTGGACTGTTCCATTACGTGTTTTCTATGGTGGTATGTGGCTAGTAGAAGGGTTGAAGAAGACGTTTGGTATGTTCGGTGGGCAATCATGGTTTGAAGATACGGTTGTATTTCCATTCCCATGGCTACAAGAAGATGTAACTAGTGCAGCTTCAGCAGTTGCTGAGTCTGAAGAAGTTGCTGCTGTGGCTGAGCAGATATTCAGCTTAAACTATGTCTATGGTGAAGAACCAATGTTAGTTTTTGATGGGATGCCAAATTGGTTTGCAACTATTATGGAATTCATGATGCCAAATCAAGATATTGCTTTATTCATGCAAAAAATGATGTCTATTGTCGAATTAGGTATTGGTTTAGCTCTAATCGCTGGATTGTTTACATTCTTAGTAAGTGGCTTAACAATTGTCCTTGTTGCAACATTCTGCTTGTCAGGAATGTTTGTATGGGTTAATATGTGGTTCATCCCAGTTGCAATTGCATTAATGCTTGGAGCAGGTCGTTCATTTGGATTAGACTATTATGTAATGCCATGGTTAGGTAAATTATTCGATGGATGGATTTGGGGTAAACCTAAACACATTTATACAGATACAATAGCATAA
- a CDS encoding DUF1801 domain-containing protein — MSEAKYKPTGEDVHEFIESIDSKQKQIDSYVLLDLFKEVTGEDPQMWYPNIIGFGNYHYVYDSGREGDASYLAFSPRKAKFSLYLSTEFENKDDLLSQLGKHTTGKMCIYVNKLADIDLNILKTMLENSFAHTLNKYPK, encoded by the coding sequence GTGTCAGAAGCAAAGTATAAACCAACTGGTGAGGATGTTCATGAGTTTATCGAATCAATTGATTCAAAACAAAAACAGATTGATTCTTATGTGTTGTTAGATTTATTTAAAGAAGTTACCGGAGAGGATCCGCAGATGTGGTATCCAAATATAATCGGTTTTGGTAATTATCATTATGTATATGATTCAGGGCGAGAAGGCGATGCCTCATACTTAGCTTTCTCACCAAGAAAAGCAAAATTCAGCTTATATCTTTCTACCGAATTTGAAAATAAAGATGATTTATTATCACAACTCGGAAAACACACTACTGGAAAGATGTGTATTTATGTAAATAAATTAGCTGATATTGATCTTAATATATTAAAAACTATGTTAGAAAATTCATTTGCACATACTTTAAATAAGTATCCTAAGTAA
- a CDS encoding polyprenyl synthetase family protein → MIHEIWREYPEIERALNETKKTMREGISIRIPEIEEKINEYIDAPGKYLRAGMSLMFFYLENGSIDNKAIKYAAGIELLHLATLIHDDVIDLAQSRRGIESMHITYNNKIAVYAGDYLFSYSARLVSELKDEVTLTRQNDWILENIMSGELRQLANAYNKNMTMIDYIRQIRGKTAMLFAMSTSGGYYLANNDVKKAHNVRLLGTYLGIAFQLQDDLIDFTLPESKSGKPSMQDVKNGIYTAPLLLAMEKSKLVSDYINETENWNEASLEQLSVMVEETGAFDDTEILIDRYVKKALKYLEKVSNSDYKKQIKDIILLISSRDF, encoded by the coding sequence TTGATACATGAGATTTGGCGTGAGTATCCTGAAATAGAAAGAGCCTTAAATGAGACAAAAAAGACAATGCGTGAAGGTATTTCTATTCGCATTCCTGAGATAGAAGAAAAAATTAATGAATATATTGATGCTCCAGGTAAATATCTACGTGCAGGAATGTCATTAATGTTCTTCTATTTGGAAAATGGTAGCATTGATAATAAAGCAATTAAATATGCAGCAGGAATTGAACTACTGCACTTAGCGACATTAATTCATGATGATGTGATTGACCTAGCTCAATCACGTCGAGGGATTGAATCAATGCATATAACATATAACAATAAGATAGCTGTTTATGCTGGAGATTATCTGTTCAGTTATAGTGCGCGGTTAGTATCAGAATTAAAAGACGAAGTGACATTAACTCGACAAAATGATTGGATACTAGAAAACATCATGAGTGGAGAGTTACGTCAACTTGCTAATGCGTATAATAAGAATATGACGATGATTGATTACATAAGGCAAATTCGGGGTAAAACAGCAATGCTTTTTGCAATGTCTACATCAGGTGGCTATTACTTAGCCAATAATGATGTTAAAAAGGCACACAATGTGAGGTTATTGGGTACCTACTTAGGCATTGCTTTTCAATTGCAAGATGATTTGATTGATTTTACATTACCAGAGAGTAAGTCTGGGAAACCTAGTATGCAAGATGTTAAAAATGGTATCTACACAGCTCCGTTACTACTTGCAATGGAGAAGAGTAAGTTAGTTTCAGATTATATTAATGAAACTGAGAATTGGAATGAAGCGTCACTAGAACAATTGTCAGTCATGGTTGAAGAGACTGGAGCTTTTGATGATACAGAAATATTAATTGATCGTTATGTTAAAAAGGCCTTAAAATATTTAGAGAAAGTAAGTAACTCCGATTATAAAAAACAAATAAAAGACATTATTTTATTAATTTCTAGTAGAGACTTCTAA
- a CDS encoding peptidylprolyl isomerase — MKKTLKKVTLVALTSTLLLAGLGNIAPVMAQESTDEVIATVGGQDITKDELYESMKAIAGDTTLRTIILETVLEQNVSDAEALRTAAEEEVQAQIDEAGGEEVFQQLLAYQGLSDIETYTYQIFVRNMFQEVVESQIDMSDEAITNYYENEYSPLMEAQHILVETEEEALDAIERINNGEEFDAVAQEVSLDSTAQNGGLLQPFPAGQMVPEFEEAVKNSENGVMTETPVESQYGFHVIRTINNGEKQPLEDIREEVEEQYVTSRFADSQFAYGVIGNLIQDTGYEINDEDLQGAVQDLIDLANANNEAAAEETSEESTEETTEEETTEEEATEEEAAEETTEEEPVEESAE, encoded by the coding sequence ATGAAAAAAACGCTAAAAAAAGTGACATTAGTTGCTTTAACATCAACATTGTTACTTGCAGGACTAGGTAATATTGCACCTGTAATGGCACAAGAATCAACAGACGAGGTCATTGCAACTGTAGGTGGACAAGATATTACAAAAGATGAATTATATGAATCGATGAAAGCTATCGCTGGCGATACAACATTGAGAACGATCATCCTTGAAACTGTCCTAGAACAAAATGTATCTGATGCAGAAGCATTAAGAACAGCAGCGGAAGAAGAAGTTCAAGCTCAAATTGATGAAGCTGGTGGAGAAGAAGTCTTCCAACAATTACTTGCTTACCAAGGTTTAAGTGATATTGAAACATACACTTACCAAATTTTTGTTAGAAATATGTTCCAAGAAGTAGTGGAAAGTCAGATTGATATGTCTGACGAAGCAATTACAAACTACTACGAAAACGAATATTCACCATTAATGGAAGCTCAACATATCTTAGTTGAAACTGAAGAAGAAGCTTTAGATGCGATTGAACGTATCAACAATGGGGAAGAGTTTGACGCAGTTGCTCAAGAGGTATCATTGGACTCAACAGCTCAAAATGGTGGTTTATTACAACCATTCCCTGCTGGTCAAATGGTTCCCGAGTTTGAAGAAGCTGTTAAGAATTCTGAAAACGGAGTAATGACAGAAACTCCTGTAGAATCACAATATGGATTCCATGTTATTCGTACTATTAACAATGGTGAAAAGCAACCATTAGAAGATATCCGTGAAGAAGTTGAAGAGCAGTATGTTACTTCTCGCTTTGCAGATAGCCAATTTGCTTATGGAGTAATTGGTAACTTAATTCAAGATACTGGTTATGAAATTAACGACGAAGATCTTCAAGGTGCTGTACAAGATTTAATTGATTTAGCAAATGCTAACAATGAAGCTGCAGCAGAAGAAACTTCTGAAGAATCAACAGAGGAAACGACTGAAGAGGAAACTACAGAAGAAGAAGCGACCGAAGAAGAGGCTGCGGAAGAAACAACTGAAGAAGAGCCAGTTGAAGAGTCAGCAGAGTAA
- a CDS encoding FMN-binding protein: protein MKKNLLKGTLLLGSMFILAACGAEEEAPETVESEVTSVVEEETTEEVETSEEAEETTVEETSEESDDSADEETSEESDDSADEETSEESDDSADEETSEESDDSADEETSEESDDSADEETSEESDDSVDEETSEESDDSADEETSEESDDSADEDTSEESSDAATVVGTDESAEAGALVDGDYAVVGNPDDRGWAVTHTITVADGEITDSNFDYENADGDLKSEDEEYNTQMEEVTGVSSADATQELNDALVETQSADVDVVTGATSTSTSFQFTTQVLLELAAQGNSEEVNVDELELADGEYTAEDLTITVEGGEITDATFEAEDQDVADELAAALVEAGNVEDVEPVEGQEELSTTFITLATEATNEAKLASLKATEATTEESSEESDESTEEESDESEESSEETSEEESNEEESSEETSEESSEESDE, encoded by the coding sequence ATGAAGAAAAACTTATTAAAAGGTACTCTATTATTAGGATCTATGTTTATCCTTGCTGCATGTGGGGCTGAAGAGGAAGCTCCAGAAACTGTAGAATCAGAAGTCACAAGTGTTGTCGAAGAAGAAACAACTGAGGAAGTAGAAACATCAGAAGAAGCTGAAGAGACTACGGTAGAAGAGACATCAGAAGAATCAGATGACTCAGCAGATGAAGAAACATCAGAAGAATCAGATGACTCAGCAGATGAAGAGACATCAGAAGAATCAGACGATTCAGCAGATGAAGAGACATCAGAAGAATCAGACGATTCAGCAGATGAAGAGACATCAGAAGAATCAGACGATTCAGCAGATGAAGAGACATCAGAAGAATCAGATGACTCAGTAGATGAAGAAACATCAGAAGAATCAGACGATTCAGCAGATGAAGAGACATCAGAAGAATCAGACGATTCGGCAGACGAAGATACATCAGAAGAATCAAGCGATGCTGCTACTGTTGTTGGAACAGATGAATCAGCAGAAGCAGGTGCATTAGTGGATGGTGACTACGCAGTGGTTGGTAACCCAGATGATCGTGGTTGGGCAGTAACGCACACAATCACAGTTGCAGATGGAGAAATTACTGACTCTAATTTTGACTATGAAAATGCTGATGGCGACTTAAAATCAGAAGATGAAGAATATAACACTCAAATGGAAGAAGTTACAGGAGTATCGTCTGCAGATGCAACTCAAGAATTAAATGATGCTTTAGTTGAAACTCAATCAGCTGATGTAGATGTTGTAACTGGAGCGACTTCAACGTCAACTTCATTCCAATTCACTACACAAGTTTTATTAGAGTTAGCTGCACAAGGTAATTCTGAAGAAGTTAATGTGGATGAACTAGAATTAGCAGATGGTGAATATACTGCTGAAGACTTAACAATCACAGTTGAAGGCGGAGAAATTACTGATGCTACATTTGAAGCAGAAGATCAAGACGTTGCTGACGAGTTAGCAGCAGCTTTAGTTGAAGCTGGAAATGTTGAAGATGTTGAACCTGTGGAAGGGCAAGAAGAACTTTCTACAACATTCATTACATTAGCAACCGAAGCAACAAACGAAGCTAAGTTAGCAAGCTTAAAAGCTACAGAAGCTACAACGGAAGAATCTAGTGAAGAATCAGATGAGTCTACTGAAGAAGAATCAGACGAATCTGAAGAATCGTCAGAAGAGACAAGTGAAGAAGAATCAAACGAAGAAGAGTCTTCGGAGGAAACTTCAGAGGAATCATCAGAAGAATCAGACGAGTAA
- a CDS encoding YtxH domain-containing protein: MASFKSGLFWGAFFGGLAGLMNAPKSGKETREDLKHYIEITTDDVNDVRYKIDNLRVSVQKLTQEGMESVKTATDGIQTSLQHFEEETSPRINRIQQHIEDLTENLEEQAEEINITKN, translated from the coding sequence ATGGCTAGTTTTAAATCAGGATTATTTTGGGGAGCGTTCTTCGGTGGCTTAGCTGGATTAATGAATGCACCAAAAAGTGGAAAAGAAACGCGGGAAGATCTAAAACACTATATAGAAATAACAACGGATGACGTTAACGATGTTCGTTATAAAATAGATAATTTGAGAGTGTCCGTTCAAAAGCTAACACAAGAAGGTATGGAAAGCGTGAAGACTGCTACTGATGGTATTCAAACTTCCCTACAACACTTCGAAGAAGAAACTTCGCCACGCATTAATCGTATACAACAACATATTGAAGACTTGACGGAAAATCTAGAAGAGCAAGCTGAAGAAATTAATATAACTAAAAACTGA
- a CDS encoding UbiA family prenyltransferase has product MRSITSLMNKKNIKIFLEFVEIQTKIASFFPMMVGFLWTSYYFKEFNWLNSIVFFLAATIFDMTVTAINNTLDYHKAIDSEYKEEENVIGKYKLNYRTMVIIVFVLLAISLALSLTLVWLTDPMLLFIGAALYFIGIIYTFGPLPISRTPYGEIFSSLTMGFGITFLAVFMTRYEVVLSSEWTMTYLSLNIGWLDILTILWFSLPQILLTANIMLANNTRDLDTDIQNNRWTLVYYIGRPNAIKLYQLLSILPWIVWLTYIITGVLPWWAILTLGVGYFHYQSVKRYTERVPQPIAFKEAIQSFVLFLSMYVCVLIILQFI; this is encoded by the coding sequence ATGAGGAGTATTACATCGCTGATGAATAAGAAAAATATAAAAATCTTTTTAGAGTTTGTTGAAATACAAACAAAAATTGCTAGTTTCTTTCCGATGATGGTTGGTTTCTTATGGACAAGCTATTATTTTAAAGAGTTTAATTGGTTGAATTCAATTGTGTTCTTCTTAGCCGCTACAATTTTTGATATGACTGTGACTGCTATTAATAATACGTTAGATTATCATAAAGCCATTGATAGTGAATATAAAGAAGAAGAGAATGTTATAGGGAAGTACAAGTTGAATTACAGAACAATGGTAATTATCGTGTTCGTCCTATTAGCGATTTCACTAGCACTCAGTTTGACTCTAGTTTGGTTGACAGACCCAATGCTTTTATTTATTGGGGCGGCACTTTATTTTATTGGTATTATATATACATTTGGTCCATTACCGATATCTCGAACACCATATGGAGAGATTTTTTCGAGTTTAACGATGGGATTTGGGATTACTTTCTTAGCTGTTTTTATGACGAGATATGAAGTGGTGTTATCAAGTGAATGGACAATGACATATTTGAGCTTGAACATTGGTTGGTTAGATATTTTGACGATTTTATGGTTTAGCTTGCCACAAATACTATTGACTGCAAACATTATGCTAGCAAATAATACACGTGACTTAGACACAGATATTCAGAATAACCGTTGGACTTTAGTTTATTATATTGGAAGGCCTAATGCGATAAAGTTATATCAACTGCTAAGTATCTTACCTTGGATAGTATGGCTTACTTATATTATCACCGGGGTGTTACCTTGGTGGGCTATTCTTACTTTAGGAGTAGGGTACTTCCATTACCAAAGCGTTAAAAGGTATACTGAAAGAGTACCTCAACCAATAGCTTTCAAAGAAGCCATTCAAAGTTTCGTCTTATTTTTAAGTATGTATGTGTGTGTATTAATTATTTTACAATTTATATAA
- a CDS encoding FAD:protein FMN transferase produces MKKVIKKILILSTSLILFGCAKNDDTEDVTTGASPTTSTAMTEDGLPVVEEPTSITETMLHTVVQMQVYHENVDDVMQEAIAYMSEMEERFSTNLEESDVYKINESAGIEPVEVHPETMEIIKRSIQIAEESDGLFDISIGALTNLWQIGSEDARVPKESEINEATELIDYEKIRLDEENMTVMLEEEGMSLELGGISKGYIGSGIVEIFNEHNITTAIINLGGNVVVMGTSPSNDEGWNVGVQDPDEVRGEIVGTQRVINAAIVTSGIYERYLEVEGVKYHHIMDPRTGYPLDNEISGVTVFAPTSFDGDSYSTALFLMGIDEGIEFINSKDGFEVAYVDKDGGVHLSEGIKNSFNLTNEEYYIADE; encoded by the coding sequence ATGAAAAAGGTAATAAAGAAAATATTAATATTAAGCACATCACTGATTTTATTCGGCTGTGCGAAGAATGATGATACTGAAGATGTTACAACAGGTGCTAGTCCAACGACTTCGACAGCAATGACTGAAGATGGTTTACCGGTTGTAGAAGAACCCACGAGTATAACAGAGACGATGTTACATACTGTAGTTCAGATGCAAGTATATCATGAGAATGTAGATGATGTGATGCAAGAAGCGATTGCTTATATGTCAGAGATGGAAGAGCGTTTTTCGACGAATTTAGAAGAATCTGATGTGTACAAAATCAATGAAAGCGCAGGGATAGAACCAGTAGAAGTTCATCCAGAAACAATGGAAATAATTAAACGATCAATTCAAATTGCTGAAGAAAGTGATGGTTTATTCGATATATCAATTGGCGCCTTAACAAACTTGTGGCAGATTGGTAGTGAAGATGCGCGAGTTCCAAAAGAGTCAGAAATCAATGAAGCAACTGAATTAATTGATTATGAAAAGATTCGTTTAGACGAAGAGAATATGACTGTTATGCTCGAGGAAGAAGGAATGTCACTTGAATTAGGTGGTATTTCCAAAGGATATATTGGTAGTGGAATTGTAGAGATATTCAATGAACATAATATTACAACTGCAATTATTAATCTTGGTGGTAACGTTGTTGTTATGGGAACGTCACCCTCGAATGACGAAGGGTGGAATGTAGGTGTTCAAGATCCAGATGAAGTGCGCGGAGAAATTGTCGGAACACAGCGTGTTATTAATGCCGCAATAGTAACGAGTGGGATATATGAACGGTACTTAGAAGTAGAGGGGGTAAAATATCACCATATTATGGATCCTCGAACAGGCTATCCCTTAGATAATGAAATATCAGGAGTCACAGTATTTGCCCCTACATCATTTGATGGAGATTCATATTCAACAGCATTATTCTTAATGGGAATTGACGAAGGAATTGAGTTTATTAATTCAAAAGATGGCTTCGAAGTTGCATATGTTGATAAAGACGGTGGAGTGCATCTTTCTGAAGGTATCAAAAATAGTTTTAATTTAACAAATGAGGAGTATTACATCGCTGATGAATAA